A window from Leptothermofonsia sichuanensis E412 encodes these proteins:
- a CDS encoding glycosyltransferase family 2 protein, whose protein sequence is MSRPNVTIIVSPRERFSFTRQNLESIYEHTTPPFSLIYVDGGSPAQEQRYLEAQAQTRGFKLIRTDHYLAPNQARNLAIPHVSTEYLLFIDNDVVVSPGWLDRLLQCAEETGAAIVCPLTCIGKDLHQTIHLAGGEARILEEETEKGIKRKVHEKHYFVNRPVADVRDQLQRQQCEFAEFHCMLVRTEIFHQLGLLDEGLLSTREHIDFCMTVTNAGGTVFCEPTSVVTYVPELAFNLADLSFFLLRWSDAWELASLEHFSQKWNLPKKDRYFKKRYERLGHRRHKAFLKPLLRRLTLGLSSPKLEQWAIPFERSLNRWISNHYARYQTGSPIPHRVLDFEPSQSAPEKVLSVQC, encoded by the coding sequence ATGTCTCGTCCCAATGTAACAATCATTGTTTCCCCGCGCGAACGGTTTAGTTTTACGCGACAAAACCTGGAAAGCATTTATGAACACACGACACCCCCCTTCTCGCTCATCTATGTGGATGGCGGCTCACCTGCTCAAGAACAGCGTTATCTGGAAGCTCAAGCACAGACTAGAGGGTTCAAACTGATTCGTACAGACCACTATCTGGCACCCAACCAAGCGCGAAATCTGGCAATTCCCCATGTGAGCACAGAGTATTTACTGTTTATTGACAATGATGTAGTGGTTAGTCCAGGTTGGCTGGACCGTTTGCTGCAATGTGCAGAAGAAACCGGAGCTGCGATCGTCTGTCCGCTAACCTGCATTGGTAAGGATCTGCATCAAACAATTCATCTGGCAGGGGGCGAAGCTCGAATTCTGGAAGAAGAAACTGAAAAAGGTATCAAGCGCAAAGTTCACGAAAAGCATTACTTTGTGAACCGACCAGTGGCAGATGTGCGTGACCAGTTACAACGACAACAGTGTGAGTTTGCCGAGTTTCATTGCATGTTAGTGCGGACTGAAATCTTTCATCAGCTTGGGTTGCTAGATGAAGGACTACTCAGCACTCGTGAACACATCGATTTCTGCATGACTGTCACAAATGCGGGGGGCACTGTTTTTTGTGAGCCGACTTCTGTGGTGACTTATGTTCCAGAACTGGCGTTTAATCTGGCAGATCTATCTTTCTTTTTATTGCGCTGGAGTGATGCCTGGGAACTTGCCAGTCTGGAACATTTTTCGCAAAAGTGGAATCTTCCTAAGAAAGATCGGTACTTCAAAAAACGCTATGAACGTTTAGGGCACCGCCGGCACAAGGCATTCTTAAAACCCCTGCTGCGGCGCCTCACCCTTGGACTAAGCAGCCCGAAGTTAGAGCAGTGGGCTATCCCATTTGAGCGATCGCTCAATCGCTGGATTAGCAACCACTATGCCAGATACCAGACAGGTAGTCCAATTCCCCATCGAGTCCTGGATTTCGAACCATCACAATCTGCTCCAGAAAAAGTATTGAGCGTTCAATGTTGA
- a CDS encoding iron uptake porin, translating into MNRVSSVAELSDVKPGDWAYQTLQALIKRYGVIAGYADGTFRGNRALTRYEFAAALSAAIPKVDLSTFATKQDLEDLQRMQTEFSKELELVKGKISRLERIIQPVSETTKFTGEVIITPIVVGRAEKADSDQPTDSELTISNRAKLNFLTKLGGKTLLRTTIKANNIPSIQRATGTDMARLSFQGDSRNRLELDELSLRSQLSKRATLFAFAAGGGLNKFTETLNPFLNSSGEGSISRFGQRNPIYRQGGEVGVGFSYQFSKLISLDIGYLADKVSNPKVGVGNAAYGAIAQLTFNISKRTGLGVTYVRSFNRLDTNTGSDRANAPFNNKSDAVTADSFGLETTVGLSKKLALSGWVGFSRARAQDLPGKPSASLFNWAVTIAFPNLGREGNLLGIVIGQPPKVTASDFRVRGKLFRDEDTSFHLETFYRIRLTKGISITPGLLVITSPDHNRNNDPIFVGIIRTTFSF; encoded by the coding sequence ATGAATCGTGTTAGCAGTGTGGCAGAGTTATCGGATGTAAAACCTGGTGATTGGGCATATCAAACCCTTCAGGCTTTGATCAAACGATACGGCGTAATCGCAGGCTATGCTGACGGCACTTTTCGGGGTAACCGTGCGCTCACCCGCTATGAGTTCGCAGCCGCCCTCAGTGCAGCTATACCAAAGGTTGACCTGTCCACATTTGCAACAAAGCAAGATCTGGAAGACCTGCAACGAATGCAGACAGAATTTTCTAAAGAATTAGAACTGGTGAAAGGTAAAATCAGCCGGTTAGAACGTATTATTCAACCTGTCTCAGAAACCACTAAATTTACTGGAGAAGTTATCATTACACCCATTGTTGTTGGCAGAGCAGAAAAAGCAGATAGCGATCAGCCCACAGACAGTGAACTGACCATTAGTAACCGAGCTAAATTAAATTTCTTAACCAAATTAGGGGGCAAAACTCTCTTAAGGACTACTATAAAGGCAAATAACATTCCGTCTATTCAACGCGCAACTGGAACAGACATGGCGCGACTTAGCTTTCAGGGTGACAGCCGCAATCGCCTTGAACTTGATGAATTAAGTTTGCGTTCTCAACTCAGCAAACGAGCTACCTTATTTGCATTTGCAGCGGGAGGTGGCTTGAACAAGTTTACTGAAACGCTGAACCCGTTTTTGAACAGTAGCGGGGAAGGCAGTATCTCTCGGTTTGGGCAACGCAACCCCATCTATCGCCAAGGGGGGGAAGTTGGTGTGGGGTTCAGCTATCAGTTCAGTAAACTCATCAGCCTGGATATAGGCTATCTGGCAGATAAGGTCAGTAATCCTAAAGTTGGGGTTGGCAATGCAGCGTATGGCGCGATCGCTCAACTCACCTTCAACATCAGTAAAAGGACAGGATTAGGGGTAACCTATGTCCGTTCATTCAATCGTCTGGATACCAATACGGGCAGCGATCGCGCTAATGCCCCCTTCAACAATAAAAGTGATGCCGTCACGGCTGATTCCTTTGGCCTTGAAACAACAGTTGGATTAAGCAAAAAACTGGCGTTATCAGGTTGGGTCGGGTTCTCACGCGCCAGAGCGCAGGATTTACCTGGCAAACCATCTGCCAGCCTGTTCAACTGGGCAGTCACAATCGCGTTTCCCAATCTGGGGCGAGAGGGAAATCTATTGGGGATTGTCATTGGGCAGCCGCCCAAGGTAACCGCGAGTGATTTTCGAGTCAGAGGGAAACTTTTTCGAGATGAAGACACGTCATTCCATCTGGAAACCTTTTACCGGATTCGCCTGACTAAGGGGATTAGTATTACCCCTGGTCTACTGGTCATTACCAGTCCTGACCACAATCGGAATAATGATCCTATTTTCGTTGGTATTATCCGGACAACCTTTAGTTTCTAG
- a CDS encoding glycosyltransferase family protein, with amino-acid sequence MKRLVFYCQHILGMGHLVRSMEIVRGLVNDFQVCFINGGEVIEGFAVPLEVEVINLPAIKTDSEFQTLQPVDASLTLAEVQEIRKMQLLQVCKRIQPDVLMIELFPFGRGKFSFELIPLIEQVRSLKACAKIVCSLRDIVVTKRDQAKYEQKVCKLMNQYFDLLLVHGDPQFQPLEETFSRVRDLRCPVHYTGYVVQPQPETDTPPICDRPLILVSVGGGRFGHELLECVVQTAPILANQLPHLVQVFTGPFMPEAKFAELQAMAQGNSNLRIDRFTPNLLAYMQQADLSISMSGYNTTMNVLTTGVRAMILPFTGNDDQEQTIRAAKLEQLGVVDRISPEDLNPDRFAQKIITCLQKQPASIRFDFNGVANTARLINDLIAAKQVA; translated from the coding sequence ATGAAACGACTCGTGTTTTACTGTCAACATATTTTGGGAATGGGGCATCTGGTTCGCAGCATGGAAATTGTGCGGGGGTTAGTAAATGACTTCCAAGTATGCTTCATCAATGGTGGTGAAGTGATTGAAGGGTTTGCAGTTCCCCTAGAGGTTGAAGTTATTAATCTTCCAGCGATTAAAACTGACTCGGAGTTTCAAACCTTACAACCTGTTGATGCGTCACTAACCCTGGCTGAAGTGCAGGAAATTCGCAAAATGCAGTTGCTGCAAGTGTGCAAACGGATTCAACCTGATGTGTTGATGATTGAACTCTTTCCCTTTGGACGTGGTAAGTTTTCGTTTGAACTGATTCCCTTGATAGAGCAGGTGCGATCGCTTAAAGCGTGTGCCAAAATTGTTTGTAGCCTGCGTGATATTGTCGTCACTAAACGTGATCAGGCTAAATACGAACAGAAAGTCTGCAAACTCATGAACCAGTATTTTGACCTGCTACTGGTACATGGAGATCCCCAATTTCAACCACTGGAAGAAACCTTTTCACGAGTGCGTGATTTACGCTGCCCTGTTCATTACACGGGCTATGTGGTGCAACCACAACCAGAAACGGATACGCCTCCTATTTGCGATCGCCCTCTGATTTTAGTTAGCGTTGGCGGCGGTAGATTTGGGCACGAACTGCTGGAATGTGTGGTGCAAACGGCTCCCATTCTGGCCAACCAGCTACCACACCTGGTGCAAGTATTCACAGGTCCTTTCATGCCAGAGGCTAAATTTGCTGAGTTGCAGGCAATGGCACAGGGAAATTCCAATCTCCGCATTGATCGCTTTACCCCTAACCTGCTGGCTTACATGCAACAAGCCGATTTATCCATCAGTATGTCGGGCTATAACACGACCATGAATGTGCTGACAACAGGGGTGAGAGCAATGATTCTGCCCTTCACAGGTAATGATGATCAGGAGCAAACAATTCGGGCTGCCAAACTGGAGCAATTAGGCGTAGTCGATAGGATTAGCCCAGAAGATTTAAATCCCGATCGCTTTGCTCAAAAAATCATTACTTGTTTGCAGAAGCAACCCGCCTCTATCCGGTTTGATTTTAACGGGGTGGCAAATACAGCCCGCCTGATCAACGATTTGATTGCAGCTAAACAGGTTGCCTAA
- a CDS encoding DUF2808 domain-containing protein has translation MPNGFVKAIELVDGTTYFLNPPRLLGAISSQDGTYIWGATYYFTLELPENAGEPLQKVAIVQEGGLGRPLFDASSTEAFEGTRNRLGKSLAIESVNLDPDVPALVVEFNPPIPPGKIVTIRLYPVRNPTVAGTYLYGVTAFPTGEKPFGQYLGVGQIRIYDSNLD, from the coding sequence ATGCCTAATGGATTTGTTAAGGCGATTGAACTGGTTGATGGCACTACCTATTTCCTCAATCCACCCCGACTGTTAGGGGCAATATCCAGTCAGGATGGAACCTATATTTGGGGCGCAACCTATTACTTCACCCTGGAACTACCAGAAAATGCAGGGGAACCCCTTCAAAAGGTCGCGATCGTACAAGAAGGTGGCTTGGGTCGTCCTCTATTTGATGCCAGCAGCACAGAAGCATTTGAGGGCACCCGCAATCGTCTTGGTAAATCCCTTGCCATCGAGAGTGTCAACCTGGATCCAGATGTCCCTGCTTTAGTTGTTGAATTTAATCCACCGATTCCTCCTGGTAAAATCGTCACCATCCGTTTATATCCTGTTAGAAATCCCACAGTTGCTGGAACTTACCTGTACGGTGTCACTGCATTTCCTACCGGAGAAAAACCCTTTGGGCAATATCTTGGAGTCGGACAGATCCGCATCTACGATAGTAATCTCGATTAG
- a CDS encoding NAD-dependent epimerase, with protein MNVLITGAAGFIGYHLAKRLLDDGVQVLGVDNLNDYYDVNLKKARLAQLHPYTNFTFQFLELSDRDSVIQLFQCHSFDYVIHLAAQAGVRYSLENPWIYIDSNITGFVNLLEGCRQSSIQHLVFASSSSVYGANTKTPFATSDSVDYPISLYAATKKSNELIAHTYSHLYGLPVTGLRFFTVYGPWGRPDMAYFKFVKAISEGQPIQVYNYGQMQRDFTYIDDVVEGIVRVMHQPPQQPLSQIMSNPTINSQARYRLYNIGNHNPVQLMEFIRVIEQAVGNRAFLSLLPMQPGDVPTTYADVEDLMDAVGFKPITTIESGIHQFVEWYQDYYQTQSSRLPICC; from the coding sequence ATGAATGTACTCATTACTGGAGCCGCAGGTTTCATCGGATATCATCTGGCAAAGCGATTGCTCGATGATGGAGTTCAGGTCCTTGGAGTTGACAACTTAAATGACTACTATGATGTCAATCTCAAAAAGGCACGATTAGCCCAACTTCATCCCTACACCAACTTTACATTTCAGTTTTTAGAGCTCAGCGATCGCGACAGTGTCATTCAACTATTTCAGTGCCACTCCTTCGACTATGTGATCCATCTGGCAGCCCAGGCAGGGGTACGCTATTCTCTGGAAAACCCCTGGATATATATCGACAGCAATATCACTGGATTTGTTAATTTGTTGGAAGGCTGTCGTCAATCTTCGATCCAGCATTTAGTATTTGCCTCATCCAGTTCAGTTTATGGTGCCAACACAAAAACCCCATTTGCAACCAGTGATAGTGTTGACTATCCCATTTCGCTATACGCTGCAACCAAAAAATCGAATGAACTGATTGCTCATACCTACAGTCATCTCTATGGTTTACCAGTCACGGGATTGCGCTTTTTCACCGTATATGGTCCCTGGGGACGCCCCGACATGGCATATTTCAAGTTTGTGAAAGCCATTTCAGAAGGTCAACCAATCCAGGTCTATAACTATGGTCAGATGCAGCGTGACTTTACCTACATTGATGATGTGGTAGAAGGGATTGTGCGCGTCATGCATCAACCACCACAACAGCCCCTGTCACAGATAATGTCGAACCCAACAATTAACAGTCAGGCTCGCTACAGACTCTATAATATTGGGAATCACAATCCTGTACAGTTGATGGAGTTTATCCGTGTCATTGAACAAGCAGTCGGAAATCGAGCCTTTCTATCTTTACTGCCCATGCAACCAGGGGATGTGCCCACCACTTATGCAGATGTGGAGGATCTCATGGATGCAGTAGGCTTTAAACCCATTACAACGATTGAATCAGGTATACATCAGTTTGTAGAATGGTATCAGGATTATTATCAAACTCAGTCATCTCGACTTCCAATTTGTTGTTAG
- a CDS encoding ABC transporter ATP-binding protein produces MKRLNSKSIRESLPGIGRILRQFAPQIRKQRWLLLMSFVSLMAEIFLHLLEPWPLKFVFDYILLKDISLKSHSLPFVQSLNPIILLTGLALGLVAIAALRAAAAYFSIVGMALAATNVLTEVRAELYAHLQRLSLTFYNRSKTGDLITRVTSDVERLREVTVVAVMPLLAHSLTLVGMIGVMFWMNWELALIGVTIFPIFLFFTVRLTRKIRHIVKTQRLREGAIAANAAEAIGAIKVVQALSLHDMLERDFSAHNHHSLTASNQAQRLAAALERLVELLVGIATALVLWRGVYLVLSKALTPGDLLVFINYLRIAFKPMRQLAKYTSQIAKATASGERILDVLDTVPDIQDSRGAIAAPPFQGLVQFRDVSFAYEPGKPILRNLSFTAQPGQHIALVGPSGGGKSTLVSLLLRLYDPLEGSISIDGLDLRAYQLRTLRQQISIVLQDSVLFAASVRDNIAYGRLGANQAAVEQAARLANAHDFILELPQGYDTILGERGATLSGGQRQRIAIARAAIRRAPIVILDEPTTGLDNENERAVTEALARLTQGCTTFWISHNLRATETADLILYIENGQVLESGTHTELMRRSGQYAALYALQSALDENPIAAI; encoded by the coding sequence ATGAAGCGTTTGAACTCTAAAAGCATTCGAGAATCCTTACCTGGAATTGGGCGCATCTTGAGGCAGTTTGCTCCACAAATTCGTAAGCAAAGATGGCTGTTATTGATGTCGTTTGTATCTCTGATGGCAGAGATATTTCTACATTTGTTGGAACCCTGGCCCCTCAAGTTTGTTTTTGACTATATCTTGCTTAAGGATATCAGTCTCAAGTCCCATTCCCTGCCATTTGTGCAAAGTCTCAACCCAATTATCCTGCTAACGGGTCTTGCCCTTGGGTTGGTGGCGATCGCTGCCCTGCGTGCGGCAGCAGCATATTTCAGCATTGTTGGTATGGCACTGGCAGCCACTAACGTTTTGACTGAAGTACGGGCTGAGTTATACGCACACCTTCAACGCCTTTCTCTCACGTTCTACAATCGCTCTAAAACAGGCGATCTCATTACTCGCGTCACATCTGATGTTGAGCGCTTGCGAGAAGTGACTGTGGTGGCAGTCATGCCCCTGCTGGCGCATTCATTGACCCTGGTTGGAATGATTGGGGTGATGTTCTGGATGAATTGGGAATTGGCACTAATTGGGGTGACAATCTTTCCCATCTTTCTGTTCTTCACAGTGCGCCTAACACGCAAAATTCGCCACATTGTAAAGACTCAACGCTTGCGCGAGGGCGCGATTGCTGCCAATGCGGCCGAAGCGATCGGTGCCATTAAAGTTGTCCAGGCGCTTTCTCTGCACGATATGCTAGAGCGTGACTTCTCGGCACACAATCATCACAGTCTCACGGCCAGTAATCAGGCACAACGTCTTGCTGCTGCGCTAGAGCGGCTAGTGGAACTGCTGGTTGGGATTGCAACAGCACTGGTGTTGTGGCGTGGGGTTTATCTGGTGTTGAGTAAAGCCCTGACGCCAGGAGATTTGCTGGTGTTCATCAACTACTTGCGGATTGCCTTCAAGCCCATGCGTCAACTGGCTAAGTATACCAGCCAAATTGCCAAAGCGACGGCATCTGGAGAGCGCATATTGGATGTGCTGGATACAGTACCTGATATCCAGGATAGTCGCGGTGCGATCGCAGCACCGCCCTTTCAGGGGCTTGTCCAATTCAGGGATGTCAGTTTTGCCTACGAGCCAGGCAAGCCGATTTTGCGAAACTTGAGTTTCACAGCCCAACCTGGTCAGCACATTGCCCTGGTTGGACCCTCCGGGGGAGGCAAATCAACCCTGGTTAGTTTGTTGCTGCGGTTGTATGACCCACTGGAGGGAAGTATTTCTATTGATGGCCTGGATCTGCGCGCTTATCAACTAAGAACACTCCGTCAGCAAATCAGCATTGTGCTGCAAGATAGTGTCCTCTTTGCTGCCAGTGTCAGAGACAATATTGCCTACGGACGCCTGGGTGCGAATCAAGCCGCCGTCGAACAGGCTGCACGACTGGCTAATGCCCACGACTTTATTCTTGAGTTGCCCCAGGGATACGACACGATTTTGGGTGAGCGAGGTGCCACCCTCTCCGGTGGACAGCGCCAGCGAATTGCGATCGCCCGCGCCGCTATCCGTCGGGCACCAATCGTGATTCTGGATGAACCCACCACTGGCTTAGACAATGAAAACGAACGAGCCGTTACCGAAGCTCTGGCACGTTTGACCCAGGGATGTACGACCTTCTGGATTTCCCATAACCTGCGAGCCACTGAAACAGCCGACCTGATCCTCTACATCGAAAATGGCCAGGTTTTAGAGTCCGGCACCCATACTGAACTGATGCGCCGCAGCGGACAGTACGCGGCCCTCTACGCTCTCCAATCAGCCCTGGATGAAAACCCCATAGCAGCCATATAA
- a CDS encoding glycosyltransferase, whose amino-acid sequence MTKPKVCITTIEFPPDVGGVGESVHRIAQMLIKSGYEVHVAVFRSKQRFASDGSCRRARCKTTQQGDVFVHRIRSAVRQPEPEIQDFFGDVYFYLKRLHQQYRFDLFHAFFLNETGYVTTLLSKEHGLPVINSIRGSDLHKNIFSPKFHAQTAWTLDNSDWTTFVSQDLLRRGAAISPSVLLKSSVFLNSIAPIEFDHLTPPALVSQLSGIVIGSSGRFRDKKGIEFLLDACAELSTEIELTLLLIGDFVEKEKSYWEQEIQQSKLVDGSETSGRLRITGIVSREEALAYLPHLDIYAIPSLHDGCPNALLEAMLAGCAIVGTNVDAIGEILADGTAGLVVEPGDSQQLAAAIRQLAVQPELRQRLGAGARQKVLQQLSPNIEQANWLQTYQRVLQPEQIPQFNGMSVV is encoded by the coding sequence ATGACAAAGCCGAAAGTTTGCATTACTACGATCGAATTTCCACCCGATGTTGGTGGTGTGGGAGAATCCGTACATCGCATTGCTCAGATGTTGATTAAAAGTGGCTATGAAGTGCATGTAGCGGTTTTCCGCTCAAAGCAGCGCTTTGCTTCTGATGGGAGTTGTAGACGGGCACGTTGTAAAACTACCCAGCAGGGGGATGTGTTCGTTCACCGGATCAGGTCGGCTGTGCGTCAACCTGAGCCAGAAATTCAGGACTTTTTTGGAGATGTTTACTTTTACTTAAAACGGTTGCATCAGCAGTATCGATTTGACTTGTTCCATGCCTTTTTCTTAAACGAAACTGGTTATGTGACGACGCTGCTGTCAAAGGAACATGGACTCCCAGTGATCAACAGCATTCGAGGCAGTGACCTGCACAAAAATATCTTTAGCCCTAAGTTTCATGCTCAAACTGCTTGGACACTGGATAATTCTGACTGGACAACCTTTGTCAGTCAGGATTTACTTCGACGAGGGGCTGCGATCTCACCCAGCGTGTTACTTAAATCCTCTGTCTTCTTGAACTCAATTGCTCCGATTGAGTTTGATCACCTGACGCCACCTGCTCTGGTGAGTCAATTATCGGGAATTGTGATTGGTTCTAGTGGAAGATTTCGGGATAAAAAAGGAATTGAATTTCTGCTGGATGCCTGTGCTGAATTGAGCACTGAAATCGAACTAACCCTGTTATTAATTGGTGATTTTGTTGAAAAGGAGAAAAGTTATTGGGAACAAGAAATCCAGCAAAGTAAGCTGGTTGACGGGTCTGAAACATCGGGGCGGTTGCGAATTACAGGTATTGTCAGTCGAGAAGAGGCACTGGCATATCTGCCACATCTGGATATTTATGCGATTCCATCGCTCCATGATGGGTGTCCCAATGCGTTACTGGAGGCTATGCTGGCAGGCTGTGCAATCGTTGGTACCAATGTGGATGCGATCGGTGAAATTTTGGCAGATGGTACCGCTGGATTAGTAGTAGAGCCAGGGGATAGTCAACAGTTAGCGGCTGCCATTCGTCAGTTAGCTGTTCAGCCCGAACTACGGCAGCGATTAGGAGCAGGTGCTCGACAAAAAGTACTACAACAGCTATCCCCCAATATTGAACAAGCGAACTGGCTTCAAACCTATCAGCGGGTATTACAACCTGAACAAATACCCCAATTCAATGGAATGAGTGTTGTGTAA
- a CDS encoding histidine phosphatase family protein → MRSLTNLDNQMTSSPGTRVILMRHGRSTYNEEKRHQGSNDDSVLTEAGRISAYQTGLHLRGVNISTVYVSPLQRAQETAREVMAAIATETDQLPTVITHSALKEISLPLWERLPYRVVQKLFAEDYRCWKEQPHQFQMIDYLETASFQKHAPTLTSLAEHRYPVLELYDRTQQFWQDILPLHANQTLLIIAHAGTNRALISTAINMPPKCFHTLQQSNCGISILRFSNSSNPAEQTAYLEVMNSTDHLGEILPKLKEGKQGLRLLVVPSNGANPDRIQMLAKRLETVEIDFSIGNDLDNSQQTIEQILHHHPRTVQLQVMREDFPQTWQQMLMSRHSQTSPLETKENRPLTALLVARETIVLRFLTQVLNIHPQSLNLMPDSLTVIHYPQLLSTSVLQAMNITGLMTGSMTP, encoded by the coding sequence ATGCGTTCCCTAACCAATCTCGACAACCAAATGACATCGTCTCCAGGTACCCGCGTTATTCTGATGCGGCATGGACGAAGCACCTACAATGAAGAAAAGCGCCATCAGGGGAGTAATGATGATTCGGTTCTGACTGAAGCAGGACGAATCTCAGCCTATCAAACTGGGTTGCACTTGCGAGGAGTGAACATCAGCACAGTGTATGTCAGCCCTTTACAGCGGGCACAGGAAACAGCACGTGAAGTGATGGCGGCGATCGCCACTGAAACGGATCAACTCCCTACAGTAATTACCCACTCTGCGTTGAAAGAAATCTCACTACCCTTGTGGGAACGGTTACCCTATCGAGTGGTACAGAAACTGTTTGCTGAGGATTATCGCTGTTGGAAAGAGCAACCTCATCAGTTTCAAATGATAGACTACTTAGAAACAGCTTCGTTTCAGAAACACGCACCAACTCTAACGAGCCTTGCCGAACACCGTTACCCGGTCCTGGAACTTTACGATCGCACCCAACAGTTCTGGCAAGACATCTTGCCTCTTCATGCGAATCAAACTTTGCTGATTATAGCCCATGCCGGAACCAACCGGGCACTCATCAGTACCGCGATCAATATGCCACCAAAATGCTTCCATACTTTGCAACAATCAAACTGTGGAATTAGCATTTTACGTTTTTCTAATTCCTCTAATCCCGCAGAACAGACTGCCTATCTGGAAGTGATGAACTCGACGGATCACTTGGGGGAAATATTACCTAAGTTAAAAGAAGGCAAGCAAGGACTACGGTTGTTGGTTGTTCCCTCCAATGGTGCAAATCCTGATCGAATTCAAATGCTGGCAAAACGACTGGAAACTGTTGAAATTGATTTCAGTATTGGCAACGATCTGGATAATTCCCAGCAAACTATTGAACAAATCCTGCATCATCATCCCAGAACAGTTCAACTTCAGGTCATGCGAGAAGACTTTCCCCAGACCTGGCAACAAATGCTAATGTCCCGCCACTCTCAAACGTCACCACTGGAGACGAAGGAAAACCGACCATTAACGGCATTGTTGGTAGCACGGGAAACAATAGTACTCCGGTTTCTGACTCAAGTACTGAATATTCATCCTCAATCTCTAAATCTCATGCCTGATTCCCTCACAGTTATTCACTACCCGCAACTGCTAAGCACATCTGTGTTGCAGGCAATGAATATTACTGGATTGATGACAGGTTCCATGACTCCCTGA